In Oryza brachyantha chromosome 1, ObraRS2, whole genome shotgun sequence, the following are encoded in one genomic region:
- the LOC102699458 gene encoding receptor-like serine/threonine-protein kinase ALE2 isoform X3, which yields MRRSLACAVLLLASFLGSKGTIVDPSPAVANSPTAQEQASSPPEPSIALGPVTLPSVPSAPSASPPAEKGTVSPAVPTQPQNAPSPVTPPKAPVAPPQASVVNPAPVLPGTPALLPSVQAPAPSVAKKPNLPIVSPPGVNSPPSRPIGSGNGVLPPQRSLPAVPPSTSGVPREHVKPPIPPHIIAQAPRQQALAPSSDHSNGNTMPPANTSPPHKSNHIPRALPPNESSSQTGSAHKSPISGSAPAAAPFPQNTNMPAIPKNGPSVSHVQPPSTVAAPKPGTSSRYHGRGGAPKKGQHLPFAPSYPPSHVQGPEVSRVPRQDGAKRQKHHAPPPMFRGHTSFPADPPSSAPASSRTPTPSNKRPHVSPTLPPIPPKTAPKAPSAHPIWALPPPPPNLDCNSLACPEPLTEPPAGAPCVCVLPIKVGIRLSVDLYSFFPLVSDFAEDVSSGINMAQRQVRVMGANVAGDQPDKTVVLVDLVPMQVKFDNATAFSTFESLWSKKVSLRPSVFGDYEILYVVYPGLPPSPPSAPESVGDGAFSNSRNARAMKPLGVDVNRPKRKANGSLIAIAVLSTVIALIICTLVAWLLVIRFRGLDGLAQRFPHSALPKFSRSSGTGQTLLAGRYSSPSGPSGSLGSSIATYAGQAKTFKFAEIEKATNSFDDSKVLGEGGFGCVYQGTLEDGTRVAVKVLKRYDGQGEREFLAELEMLGRLHHRNLVKLLGICVEENARCLVYELIPNGSVESHLHGADRETAPLDWNARMKIALGAARALAYLHEDSSPCVIHRDFKSSNILLEHDFTPKVSDFGLARTARGEGNQHISTRVMGTFGYVAPEYAMTGHLLVKSDVYSYGVVLLELLTGRKPVDMSRPAGQENLVSWARPLLTNVVSLRQAVDPLLGPSVPLDNVAKAAAIASMCVQPEVAHRPSMGEVVQALKLVCSDGDEGLGSGSFSQELAAQAAAVYDVTGMEAERVLLSEMFGSTPVFTPAADSGSFRKQSSSGPLMTGKNRKFWQRLRSLSRGSMSEHGASPDFETRSQCSNR from the exons ATGCGGCGGTCTCTTGCTTGCGCGGTGCTTCTCCTTGCTTCGTTTCTTGGATCCAAAG GTACTATTGTGGATCCTTCTCCTGCGGTCGCTAACTCGCCGACTGCTCAAGAACAAGCTTCTAGTCCTCCTGAACCTTCAATCGCCCTTGGTCCAGTAACTCTTCCATCAG TGCCCTCCGCACCGTCTGCAAGTCCTCCTGCAGAGAAGGGCACAGTCAGCCCTGCTGTTCCCACTCAACCACAAAATGCACCTAGTCCAGTAACACCCCCTAAAG CGCCAGTAGCACCCCCGCAAGCTTCAGTTGTAAATCCTGCACCAGTACTTCCTGGGACACCTGCATTGCTACCTTCTGTTCAGGCTCCTGCTCCATCTGTGGCCAAGAAACCTAATCTACCAATAGTGTCACCTCCTGGTGTGAACAGTCCACCAAGCAGACCAATTGGATCAg GTAATGGTGTCCTACCACCTCAAAGAAGTTTACCTGCCGTTCCTCCTTCCACTTCAG GTGTTCCCCGAGAACATGTAAAACCTCCAATTCCACCGCATATTATTGCACAAGCACCACGCCAGCAAGCACTGGCTCCAAGTAGTGACCATAGCAATG GAAACACAATGCCCCCGGCAAACACATCACCTCCCCACAAGAGCAATCATATTCCACGTGCACTGCCGCCAAACGAATCCAGTAGTCAAACTGGCTCAGCTCACAAATCGCCAATTAGCG GATCAGCTCCTGCAGCAGCTCCTTTTCCCCAGAACACAAATATGCCTGCAATCCCAAAGAATGGACCATCAGTTTCACATGTCCAACCCCCATCAACAGTAGCTGCTCCTAAACCAGGAACTTCCAGTAGATATCATGGTCGGGGTGGGGCGCCAAAGAAAGGACAACACCTTCCATTTGCCCCGTCGTATCCACCATCTCATGTTCAAG GTCCTGAGGTTTCACGAGTTCCAAGGCAGGATGGGGCTAAAAGGCAAAAGCACCATGCACCTCCTCCTATGTTTCGAG GCCATACAAGCTTCCCTGCAGATCCTCCATCTTCTGCACCAGCATCATCAAGGACCCCCACTCCTTCAAACAAAA GGCCTCATGTTTCTCCTACTCTCCCACCAATCCCTCCCAAAACAGCGCCGAAAGCACCATCTGCCCATCCTATTTGGGCAttacctccaccaccacctaaTCTAG ATTGCAATTCATTAGCATGCCCAGAGCCTCTTACTGAACCACCTGCGGGAGCCCCATGTGTTTGTGTACTGCCAATCAAAGTTGGAATCCGTTTAAGTGTTGATCTGTATTCATTCTTTCCGTTGGTCTCTGATTTTGCGGAAGATGTGTCATCTGGTATAAATATGGCACAGAGGCAGGTTCGTGTTATGGGTGCAAATGTAGCTGGTGATCAGCCTGACAAGACAGTAGTTCTTGTTGATCTAGTGCCAATGCAAGTGAAGTTTGACAATGCTACTGCCTTTTCAACATTTGAAAGCTTATGGAGCAAAAAAGTTTCTCTAAGACCATCGGTTTTTGGGGACTATGAGAttttatatgttgtatatCCAG GGCTTCCTCCTTCTCCACCTTCAGCACCGGAAAGTGTTGGTGATGGGGCATTCAGTAACAGCAGAAACGCTAGGGCAATGAAGCCTCTTGGGGTTGATGTAAACAGGCCCAAAAGAAAAGCCAATGGCAGCCTAATTGCTATCGCTGTCTTGTCTACTGTTATAGCATTGATTATTTGTACTCTAGTTGCATGGTTGCTGGTAATCAGGTTCAGGGGTTTAGATGGCTTGGCTCAAAGATTTCCGCATAGTGCACTTCCAAAATTTTCCAGATCATCTG GTACTGGTCAGACACTGTTAGCTGGTCGCTATAGTTCACCATCAGGTCCGTCAGGTTCACTGGGCTCAAGCATTGCAACATATGCAGGACAGGCAAAGACATTCAAATTTGCTGAGATTGAGAAGGCCACAAACAGCTTTGATGATTCAAAAGTACTTGGAGAGGGTGGCTTCGGATGTGTCTACCAGGGCACACTTGAAGATGGAACCAGGGTTGCAGTAAAAGTTCTGAAGAGGTATGATGGCCAAGGTGAGAGAGAGTTCTTGGCTGAGCTCGAGATGCTGGGACGTTTGCATCACCGGAATTTAGTCAAGTTGTTAGGCATATGTGTAGAGGAGAACGCGAGGTGTCTGGTATATGAACTTATTCCGAATGGCAGTGTAGAGTCTCATCTGCATG GAGCAGATCGCGAGACAGCACCCCTCGATTGGAATGCCCGCATGAAGATAGCCTTGGGGGCCGCACGAGCTCTTGCATATCTACATGAAGATTCAAGCCCTTGTGTGATTCATCGAGATTTTAAGTCAAGCAATATCCTTTTAGAGCATGACTTCACACCCAAAGTATCTGACTTCGGACTGGCCAGGACTGCAAGGGGGGAGGGGAACCAGCACATCTCCACTCGTGTCATGGGAACATTTGG ctATGTTGCACCGGAGTATGCCATGACAGGACATCTCCTTGTCAAGAGTGATGTGTACAGCTATGGAGTTGTGTTGCTTGAGCTCCTCACTGGTAGAAAGCCTGTGGACATGTCTAGGCCTGCAGGGCAAGAAAACCTAGTTTCATGGGCTCGCCCGCTTCTGACAAATGTGGTAAGCTTACGACAAGCTGTTGATCCGCTTCTTGGTCCTAGCGTCCCCCTGGACAATGTGGCAAAAGCAGCTGCCATTGCATCAATGTGTGTACAACCTGAGGTTGCGCATCGTCCAAGCATGGGTGAAGTAGTCCAGGCCTTAAAACTTGTTTGCAGTGACGGTGATGAGGGTCTTGGATCAGGAAGTTTCAGCCAGGAATTGGCTGCACAAGCTGCAGCAGTCTATGATGTAACTGGCATGGAAGCTGAGAGGGTGCTATTATCTGAGATGTTTGGCTCGACTCCTGTCTTCACTCCAGCTGCAGATTCAGGTTCTTTCCGAAAGCAATCCAGCTCAGGTCCACTGATGACAGGAAAGAACCGAAAATTCTGGCAGAGGTTGCGAAGCCTGTCAAGGGGAAGTATGAGTGAGCATGGTGCCTCACCAGATTTTGAGACGCGCTCGCAGTGTAGCAATAGGTGA
- the LOC102699458 gene encoding receptor-like serine/threonine-protein kinase ALE2 isoform X4 produces MRRSLACAVLLLASFLGSKGTIVDPSPAVANSPTAQEQASSPPEPSIALGPVTLPSVPSAPSASPPAEKGTVSPAVPTQPQNAPSPVTPPKEYDAPPPVELTPPALTHVAPVAPPQASVVNPAPVLPGTPALLPSVQAPAPSVAKKPNLPIVSPPGVNSPPSRPIGSGNGVLPPQRSLPAVPPSTSGNTMPPANTSPPHKSNHIPRALPPNESSSQTGSAHKSPISGSAPAAAPFPQNTNMPAIPKNGPSVSHVQPPSTVAAPKPGTSSRYHGRGGAPKKGQHLPFAPSYPPSHVQGPEVSRVPRQDGAKRQKHHAPPPMFRGHTSFPADPPSSAPASSRTPTPSNKRPHVSPTLPPIPPKTAPKAPSAHPIWALPPPPPNLDCNSLACPEPLTEPPAGAPCVCVLPIKVGIRLSVDLYSFFPLVSDFAEDVSSGINMAQRQVRVMGANVAGDQPDKTVVLVDLVPMQVKFDNATAFSTFESLWSKKVSLRPSVFGDYEILYVVYPGLPPSPPSAPESVGDGAFSNSRNARAMKPLGVDVNRPKRKANGSLIAIAVLSTVIALIICTLVAWLLVIRFRGLDGLAQRFPHSALPKFSRSSGTGQTLLAGRYSSPSGPSGSLGSSIATYAGQAKTFKFAEIEKATNSFDDSKVLGEGGFGCVYQGTLEDGTRVAVKVLKRYDGQGEREFLAELEMLGRLHHRNLVKLLGICVEENARCLVYELIPNGSVESHLHGADRETAPLDWNARMKIALGAARALAYLHEDSSPCVIHRDFKSSNILLEHDFTPKVSDFGLARTARGEGNQHISTRVMGTFGYVAPEYAMTGHLLVKSDVYSYGVVLLELLTGRKPVDMSRPAGQENLVSWARPLLTNVVSLRQAVDPLLGPSVPLDNVAKAAAIASMCVQPEVAHRPSMGEVVQALKLVCSDGDEGLGSGSFSQELAAQAAAVYDVTGMEAERVLLSEMFGSTPVFTPAADSGSFRKQSSSGPLMTGKNRKFWQRLRSLSRGSMSEHGASPDFETRSQCSNR; encoded by the exons ATGCGGCGGTCTCTTGCTTGCGCGGTGCTTCTCCTTGCTTCGTTTCTTGGATCCAAAG GTACTATTGTGGATCCTTCTCCTGCGGTCGCTAACTCGCCGACTGCTCAAGAACAAGCTTCTAGTCCTCCTGAACCTTCAATCGCCCTTGGTCCAGTAACTCTTCCATCAG TGCCCTCCGCACCGTCTGCAAGTCCTCCTGCAGAGAAGGGCACAGTCAGCCCTGCTGTTCCCACTCAACCACAAAATGCACCTAGTCCAGTAACACCCCCTAAAG AATATGATGCACCTCCTCCAGTTGAGCTTACACCCCCTGCTCTGACTCATGTAGCGCCAGTAGCACCCCCGCAAGCTTCAGTTGTAAATCCTGCACCAGTACTTCCTGGGACACCTGCATTGCTACCTTCTGTTCAGGCTCCTGCTCCATCTGTGGCCAAGAAACCTAATCTACCAATAGTGTCACCTCCTGGTGTGAACAGTCCACCAAGCAGACCAATTGGATCAg GTAATGGTGTCCTACCACCTCAAAGAAGTTTACCTGCCGTTCCTCCTTCCACTTCAG GAAACACAATGCCCCCGGCAAACACATCACCTCCCCACAAGAGCAATCATATTCCACGTGCACTGCCGCCAAACGAATCCAGTAGTCAAACTGGCTCAGCTCACAAATCGCCAATTAGCG GATCAGCTCCTGCAGCAGCTCCTTTTCCCCAGAACACAAATATGCCTGCAATCCCAAAGAATGGACCATCAGTTTCACATGTCCAACCCCCATCAACAGTAGCTGCTCCTAAACCAGGAACTTCCAGTAGATATCATGGTCGGGGTGGGGCGCCAAAGAAAGGACAACACCTTCCATTTGCCCCGTCGTATCCACCATCTCATGTTCAAG GTCCTGAGGTTTCACGAGTTCCAAGGCAGGATGGGGCTAAAAGGCAAAAGCACCATGCACCTCCTCCTATGTTTCGAG GCCATACAAGCTTCCCTGCAGATCCTCCATCTTCTGCACCAGCATCATCAAGGACCCCCACTCCTTCAAACAAAA GGCCTCATGTTTCTCCTACTCTCCCACCAATCCCTCCCAAAACAGCGCCGAAAGCACCATCTGCCCATCCTATTTGGGCAttacctccaccaccacctaaTCTAG ATTGCAATTCATTAGCATGCCCAGAGCCTCTTACTGAACCACCTGCGGGAGCCCCATGTGTTTGTGTACTGCCAATCAAAGTTGGAATCCGTTTAAGTGTTGATCTGTATTCATTCTTTCCGTTGGTCTCTGATTTTGCGGAAGATGTGTCATCTGGTATAAATATGGCACAGAGGCAGGTTCGTGTTATGGGTGCAAATGTAGCTGGTGATCAGCCTGACAAGACAGTAGTTCTTGTTGATCTAGTGCCAATGCAAGTGAAGTTTGACAATGCTACTGCCTTTTCAACATTTGAAAGCTTATGGAGCAAAAAAGTTTCTCTAAGACCATCGGTTTTTGGGGACTATGAGAttttatatgttgtatatCCAG GGCTTCCTCCTTCTCCACCTTCAGCACCGGAAAGTGTTGGTGATGGGGCATTCAGTAACAGCAGAAACGCTAGGGCAATGAAGCCTCTTGGGGTTGATGTAAACAGGCCCAAAAGAAAAGCCAATGGCAGCCTAATTGCTATCGCTGTCTTGTCTACTGTTATAGCATTGATTATTTGTACTCTAGTTGCATGGTTGCTGGTAATCAGGTTCAGGGGTTTAGATGGCTTGGCTCAAAGATTTCCGCATAGTGCACTTCCAAAATTTTCCAGATCATCTG GTACTGGTCAGACACTGTTAGCTGGTCGCTATAGTTCACCATCAGGTCCGTCAGGTTCACTGGGCTCAAGCATTGCAACATATGCAGGACAGGCAAAGACATTCAAATTTGCTGAGATTGAGAAGGCCACAAACAGCTTTGATGATTCAAAAGTACTTGGAGAGGGTGGCTTCGGATGTGTCTACCAGGGCACACTTGAAGATGGAACCAGGGTTGCAGTAAAAGTTCTGAAGAGGTATGATGGCCAAGGTGAGAGAGAGTTCTTGGCTGAGCTCGAGATGCTGGGACGTTTGCATCACCGGAATTTAGTCAAGTTGTTAGGCATATGTGTAGAGGAGAACGCGAGGTGTCTGGTATATGAACTTATTCCGAATGGCAGTGTAGAGTCTCATCTGCATG GAGCAGATCGCGAGACAGCACCCCTCGATTGGAATGCCCGCATGAAGATAGCCTTGGGGGCCGCACGAGCTCTTGCATATCTACATGAAGATTCAAGCCCTTGTGTGATTCATCGAGATTTTAAGTCAAGCAATATCCTTTTAGAGCATGACTTCACACCCAAAGTATCTGACTTCGGACTGGCCAGGACTGCAAGGGGGGAGGGGAACCAGCACATCTCCACTCGTGTCATGGGAACATTTGG ctATGTTGCACCGGAGTATGCCATGACAGGACATCTCCTTGTCAAGAGTGATGTGTACAGCTATGGAGTTGTGTTGCTTGAGCTCCTCACTGGTAGAAAGCCTGTGGACATGTCTAGGCCTGCAGGGCAAGAAAACCTAGTTTCATGGGCTCGCCCGCTTCTGACAAATGTGGTAAGCTTACGACAAGCTGTTGATCCGCTTCTTGGTCCTAGCGTCCCCCTGGACAATGTGGCAAAAGCAGCTGCCATTGCATCAATGTGTGTACAACCTGAGGTTGCGCATCGTCCAAGCATGGGTGAAGTAGTCCAGGCCTTAAAACTTGTTTGCAGTGACGGTGATGAGGGTCTTGGATCAGGAAGTTTCAGCCAGGAATTGGCTGCACAAGCTGCAGCAGTCTATGATGTAACTGGCATGGAAGCTGAGAGGGTGCTATTATCTGAGATGTTTGGCTCGACTCCTGTCTTCACTCCAGCTGCAGATTCAGGTTCTTTCCGAAAGCAATCCAGCTCAGGTCCACTGATGACAGGAAAGAACCGAAAATTCTGGCAGAGGTTGCGAAGCCTGTCAAGGGGAAGTATGAGTGAGCATGGTGCCTCACCAGATTTTGAGACGCGCTCGCAGTGTAGCAATAGGTGA
- the LOC102699458 gene encoding receptor-like serine/threonine-protein kinase ALE2 isoform X2 — protein MRRSLACAVLLLASFLGSKGTIVDPSPAVANSPTAQEQASSPPEPSIALGPVTLPSVPSAPSASPPAEKGTVSPAVPTQPQNAPSPVTPPKEYDAPPPVELTPPALTHVAPVAPPQASVVNPAPVLPGTPALLPSVQAPAPSVAKKPNLPIVSPPGVNSPPSRPIGSGNGVLPPQRSLPAVPPSTSGVPREHVKPPIPPHIIAQAPRQQALAPSSDHSNGNTMPPANTSPPHKSNHIPRALPPNESSSQTGSAHKSPISGSAPAAAPFPQNTNMPAIPKNGPSVSHVQPPSTVAAPKPGTSSRYHGRGGAPKKGQHLPFAPSYPPSHVQGPEVSRVPRQDGAKRQKHHAPPPMFRGHTSFPADPPSSAPASSRTPTPSNKRPHVSPTLPPIPPKTAPKAPSAHPIWALPPPPPNLDCNSLACPEPLTEPPAGAPCVCVLPIKVGIRLSVDLYSFFPLVSDFAEDVSSGINMAQRQVRVMGANVAGDQPDKTVVLVDLVPMQVKFDNATAFSTFESLWSKKVSLRPSVFGDYEILYVVYPGLPPSPPSAPESVGDGAFSNSRNARAMKPLGVDVNRPKRKANGSLIAIAVLSTVIALIICTLVAWLLVIRFRGLDGLAQRFPHSALPKFSRSSGTGQTLLAGRYSSPSGPSGSLGSSIATYAGQAKTFKFAEIEKATNSFDDSKVLGEGGFGCVYQGTLEDGTRVAVKVLKRYDGQGEREFLAELEMLGRLHHRNLVKLLGICVEENARCLVYELIPNGSVESHLHDRETAPLDWNARMKIALGAARALAYLHEDSSPCVIHRDFKSSNILLEHDFTPKVSDFGLARTARGEGNQHISTRVMGTFGYVAPEYAMTGHLLVKSDVYSYGVVLLELLTGRKPVDMSRPAGQENLVSWARPLLTNVVSLRQAVDPLLGPSVPLDNVAKAAAIASMCVQPEVAHRPSMGEVVQALKLVCSDGDEGLGSGSFSQELAAQAAAVYDVTGMEAERVLLSEMFGSTPVFTPAADSGSFRKQSSSGPLMTGKNRKFWQRLRSLSRGSMSEHGASPDFETRSQCSNR, from the exons ATGCGGCGGTCTCTTGCTTGCGCGGTGCTTCTCCTTGCTTCGTTTCTTGGATCCAAAG GTACTATTGTGGATCCTTCTCCTGCGGTCGCTAACTCGCCGACTGCTCAAGAACAAGCTTCTAGTCCTCCTGAACCTTCAATCGCCCTTGGTCCAGTAACTCTTCCATCAG TGCCCTCCGCACCGTCTGCAAGTCCTCCTGCAGAGAAGGGCACAGTCAGCCCTGCTGTTCCCACTCAACCACAAAATGCACCTAGTCCAGTAACACCCCCTAAAG AATATGATGCACCTCCTCCAGTTGAGCTTACACCCCCTGCTCTGACTCATGTAGCGCCAGTAGCACCCCCGCAAGCTTCAGTTGTAAATCCTGCACCAGTACTTCCTGGGACACCTGCATTGCTACCTTCTGTTCAGGCTCCTGCTCCATCTGTGGCCAAGAAACCTAATCTACCAATAGTGTCACCTCCTGGTGTGAACAGTCCACCAAGCAGACCAATTGGATCAg GTAATGGTGTCCTACCACCTCAAAGAAGTTTACCTGCCGTTCCTCCTTCCACTTCAG GTGTTCCCCGAGAACATGTAAAACCTCCAATTCCACCGCATATTATTGCACAAGCACCACGCCAGCAAGCACTGGCTCCAAGTAGTGACCATAGCAATG GAAACACAATGCCCCCGGCAAACACATCACCTCCCCACAAGAGCAATCATATTCCACGTGCACTGCCGCCAAACGAATCCAGTAGTCAAACTGGCTCAGCTCACAAATCGCCAATTAGCG GATCAGCTCCTGCAGCAGCTCCTTTTCCCCAGAACACAAATATGCCTGCAATCCCAAAGAATGGACCATCAGTTTCACATGTCCAACCCCCATCAACAGTAGCTGCTCCTAAACCAGGAACTTCCAGTAGATATCATGGTCGGGGTGGGGCGCCAAAGAAAGGACAACACCTTCCATTTGCCCCGTCGTATCCACCATCTCATGTTCAAG GTCCTGAGGTTTCACGAGTTCCAAGGCAGGATGGGGCTAAAAGGCAAAAGCACCATGCACCTCCTCCTATGTTTCGAG GCCATACAAGCTTCCCTGCAGATCCTCCATCTTCTGCACCAGCATCATCAAGGACCCCCACTCCTTCAAACAAAA GGCCTCATGTTTCTCCTACTCTCCCACCAATCCCTCCCAAAACAGCGCCGAAAGCACCATCTGCCCATCCTATTTGGGCAttacctccaccaccacctaaTCTAG ATTGCAATTCATTAGCATGCCCAGAGCCTCTTACTGAACCACCTGCGGGAGCCCCATGTGTTTGTGTACTGCCAATCAAAGTTGGAATCCGTTTAAGTGTTGATCTGTATTCATTCTTTCCGTTGGTCTCTGATTTTGCGGAAGATGTGTCATCTGGTATAAATATGGCACAGAGGCAGGTTCGTGTTATGGGTGCAAATGTAGCTGGTGATCAGCCTGACAAGACAGTAGTTCTTGTTGATCTAGTGCCAATGCAAGTGAAGTTTGACAATGCTACTGCCTTTTCAACATTTGAAAGCTTATGGAGCAAAAAAGTTTCTCTAAGACCATCGGTTTTTGGGGACTATGAGAttttatatgttgtatatCCAG GGCTTCCTCCTTCTCCACCTTCAGCACCGGAAAGTGTTGGTGATGGGGCATTCAGTAACAGCAGAAACGCTAGGGCAATGAAGCCTCTTGGGGTTGATGTAAACAGGCCCAAAAGAAAAGCCAATGGCAGCCTAATTGCTATCGCTGTCTTGTCTACTGTTATAGCATTGATTATTTGTACTCTAGTTGCATGGTTGCTGGTAATCAGGTTCAGGGGTTTAGATGGCTTGGCTCAAAGATTTCCGCATAGTGCACTTCCAAAATTTTCCAGATCATCTG GTACTGGTCAGACACTGTTAGCTGGTCGCTATAGTTCACCATCAGGTCCGTCAGGTTCACTGGGCTCAAGCATTGCAACATATGCAGGACAGGCAAAGACATTCAAATTTGCTGAGATTGAGAAGGCCACAAACAGCTTTGATGATTCAAAAGTACTTGGAGAGGGTGGCTTCGGATGTGTCTACCAGGGCACACTTGAAGATGGAACCAGGGTTGCAGTAAAAGTTCTGAAGAGGTATGATGGCCAAGGTGAGAGAGAGTTCTTGGCTGAGCTCGAGATGCTGGGACGTTTGCATCACCGGAATTTAGTCAAGTTGTTAGGCATATGTGTAGAGGAGAACGCGAGGTGTCTGGTATATGAACTTATTCCGAATGGCAGTGTAGAGTCTCATCTGCATG ATCGCGAGACAGCACCCCTCGATTGGAATGCCCGCATGAAGATAGCCTTGGGGGCCGCACGAGCTCTTGCATATCTACATGAAGATTCAAGCCCTTGTGTGATTCATCGAGATTTTAAGTCAAGCAATATCCTTTTAGAGCATGACTTCACACCCAAAGTATCTGACTTCGGACTGGCCAGGACTGCAAGGGGGGAGGGGAACCAGCACATCTCCACTCGTGTCATGGGAACATTTGG ctATGTTGCACCGGAGTATGCCATGACAGGACATCTCCTTGTCAAGAGTGATGTGTACAGCTATGGAGTTGTGTTGCTTGAGCTCCTCACTGGTAGAAAGCCTGTGGACATGTCTAGGCCTGCAGGGCAAGAAAACCTAGTTTCATGGGCTCGCCCGCTTCTGACAAATGTGGTAAGCTTACGACAAGCTGTTGATCCGCTTCTTGGTCCTAGCGTCCCCCTGGACAATGTGGCAAAAGCAGCTGCCATTGCATCAATGTGTGTACAACCTGAGGTTGCGCATCGTCCAAGCATGGGTGAAGTAGTCCAGGCCTTAAAACTTGTTTGCAGTGACGGTGATGAGGGTCTTGGATCAGGAAGTTTCAGCCAGGAATTGGCTGCACAAGCTGCAGCAGTCTATGATGTAACTGGCATGGAAGCTGAGAGGGTGCTATTATCTGAGATGTTTGGCTCGACTCCTGTCTTCACTCCAGCTGCAGATTCAGGTTCTTTCCGAAAGCAATCCAGCTCAGGTCCACTGATGACAGGAAAGAACCGAAAATTCTGGCAGAGGTTGCGAAGCCTGTCAAGGGGAAGTATGAGTGAGCATGGTGCCTCACCAGATTTTGAGACGCGCTCGCAGTGTAGCAATAGGTGA